From Lolium perenne isolate Kyuss_39 chromosome 5, Kyuss_2.0, whole genome shotgun sequence, a single genomic window includes:
- the LOC127301898 gene encoding serine carboxypeptidase 1 encodes MTMRTYTTCSAVVLALLLGAALANAAILQERDVLKTFIEARARANGHVRPDTYAEEDTWADPDSSFKHLPTKCSTPPPGTREADKIAALPGQPPRVNFDQYSGYVTVSEQHGRALFYYFVESPYEAASKPLVLWLNGGPGCSSLGAGAFQELGPFRVNPDGKTLSRNRHAWNNVANVLFLESPAGVGFSYSNTSSENYVSGDRRTAVDAYIFLLNWLERFPEYKGRDFFIAGESYSGHYVPQLASVIIALHKFGLTSMNLKGIFVGNPLLDDYKNDKGSLEFLWNHGVMSDEVWGDISAHCSFGRVEGKACGQAKDSFRTGHIDAYNIYAPICLVSRNGTLYSSSYLAGYDPCIGAHVSVYFNKPEVQKAIHVRTKTEWSECADLRDWTDAPVSMVPTLDWLIGNGLRVWIYSGDMDDVCPITATRYSVKDLGLSITKPWRPWYTPQSEVGGYAQQYEGGFTFASVRGAGHLVPSFQPKRSLVLFYSFLKGVLPPAFPKVSQ; translated from the exons ATGACGATGAGGACCTACACCACATGCAGCGCGGTCGTGCTCGCACTCCTACTGGGCGCAGCGCTCGCTAATGCTGCAATCCTGCAGGAGCGAGATGTGCTGAAGACTTTCATCGAAGCCAGAGCCAGGGCGAACGGGCACGTCAGGCCAGACACATATGCGGAGGAGGACACATGGGCCGACCCGGACAGCAGCTTCAAGCACCTTCCCACCAAGTGCTCCACCCCGCCGCCCGGCACTAGGGAGGCCGACAAGATCGCGGCGCTGCCCGGCCAGCCCCCGCGCGTCAACTTCGACCAGTACTCCGGCTACGTCACGGTGAGCGAGCAGCACGGCCGCGCGCTCTTCTACTACTTCGTCGAGTCCCCGTACGAGGCCGCCTCCAAGCCCCTCGTCCTCTGGCTCAACGGCGGGCCAGGCTGCTCGTCGCTGGGCGCCGGCGCCTTCCAAGAGCTCGGTCCGTTCCGTGTGAACCCCGACGGCAAGACCCTCAGCAGAAACAGACACGCATGGAACAACG TGGCAAATGTACTCTTCCTGGAGTCGCCAGCGGGTGTCGGGTTCTCGTACTCCAACACGTCGTCCGAGAACTACGTGAGCGGCGACAGGAGGACGGCCGTGGACGCCTACATCTTCCTGCTCAACTGGCTAGAGAGGTTTCCCGAGTACAAGGGGCGGGACTTCTTCATTGCCGGTGAGAGCTACAGCGGCCACTACGTCCCTCAGCTTGCCTCGGTCATCATCGCCCTCCACAAATTCGGTCTCACAAGCATGAACCTCAAGGGGATCTTT GTTGGCAACCCTCTTCTTGATGACTACAAGAACGACAAGGGATCGCTAGAGTTCCTGTGGAATCACGGTGTGATGTCCGACGAGGTGTGGGGCGACATCAGCGCGCACTGCAGCTTCGGGCGGGTTGAGGGCAAAGCGTGTGGCCAAGCCAAGGACTCGTTCAGAACTGGCCACATCGATGCCTACAACATCTACGCCCCGATCTGCCTCGTGTCGCGAAACGGCACTCTCTATTCCAGCAGCTAC TTAGCAGGCTATGACCCGTGCATCGGTGCCCATGTCAGCGTCTACTTCAACAAACCTGAGGTGCAGAAGGCTATACATGTCCGAACAAAGACAGAGTGGTCAGAGTGCGC TGACCTACGTGATTGGACCGATGCACCAGTTTCAATGGTGCCAACCCTGGATTGGCTTATCGGCAACGGGTTAAGAGTCTGGATCTATAG TGGTGACATGGATGACGTTTGCCCCATTACCGCGACGAGGTACTCTGTGAAGGATCTCGGTTTGTCCATCACAAAACCGTGGCGTCCATGGTACACCCCTCAAAGCGAG GTTGGAGGATACGCTCAGCAATATGAGGGAGGGTTCACGTTTGCCTCTGTGCGAGGAGCTGGCCATCTAGTTCCTAGCTTCCAGCCTAAGCGATCGCTTGTTCTATTCTACTCCTTCCTAAAAGGTGTTCTGCCACCTGCATTCCCGAAAGTGAGTCAGTGA